From one Streptomyces sp. R41 genomic stretch:
- a CDS encoding DUF2254 domain-containing protein, giving the protein MTSWAARFRLRQYAKASLWIVPLFGLVLGVALAEAASAVDGASWLPKTWDYSASTASGVLSSVVGAMIALLGFVVTIGVLVIQQATGALSPRYMRLWYRDRLQKAVLATFTGTFAFAYTLLRSIETNSVPNLGVTLAGIAVSVSLLLLLIYLNRFTHNLRPVAIADIVGRQGEQVLDRMAAHVRSTAAHARVPLADGPVTRIRSERGGVIQAFDAPGMVSLAARHECVLVLAASVGDFVPPSGTIVEIHGGTSSPAPRHVTELLALGPERTIEQDPAFALRILVDIAIRALSPAVNDPTTAIQVLNHIEAFLHAIGRAGTRSQYVLADDRGSPRVVLPGRPWESYLELAVTEIRDYGATSVQVCRRLRALLEGLLSTMPEECRPALRAELALLDNAVEREFGDAPRRTDARTADPQGIGGRRRPDASPPGQPGP; this is encoded by the coding sequence ATGACCTCGTGGGCCGCACGCTTCCGACTACGGCAGTACGCCAAGGCGAGTCTGTGGATCGTCCCCCTGTTCGGGCTCGTGCTCGGTGTCGCCCTCGCCGAAGCGGCCTCCGCCGTGGACGGGGCCTCCTGGCTGCCGAAAACCTGGGACTACTCCGCGTCGACCGCGAGCGGCGTCCTCAGCTCCGTCGTCGGCGCCATGATCGCGCTGCTCGGCTTCGTCGTCACCATCGGGGTCCTCGTCATCCAGCAGGCCACCGGCGCCCTCTCACCCCGCTACATGCGGCTCTGGTACCGCGACCGGTTACAAAAGGCCGTGCTGGCCACCTTCACCGGCACCTTCGCGTTCGCCTACACCCTGCTGCGGAGCATCGAGACCAACTCAGTGCCCAACCTCGGTGTGACCCTGGCCGGTATCGCCGTGTCCGTGAGCCTCCTGCTCCTGCTGATCTACCTCAACCGCTTCACCCACAACCTGCGGCCCGTGGCCATCGCCGACATCGTGGGACGCCAGGGCGAACAGGTCCTCGACCGTATGGCGGCACATGTACGGAGCACCGCGGCGCACGCCAGGGTGCCACTGGCGGACGGCCCGGTGACCCGCATCCGGTCAGAACGCGGCGGTGTCATCCAGGCATTCGACGCACCCGGCATGGTCTCGCTCGCGGCGCGGCACGAATGCGTGCTCGTGCTGGCCGCCTCTGTCGGAGACTTCGTGCCACCCAGCGGCACCATCGTCGAGATCCACGGCGGTACGTCCTCCCCTGCCCCGCGCCACGTGACCGAGCTCCTCGCCCTCGGTCCGGAGCGGACGATCGAGCAGGACCCGGCCTTCGCCCTGCGCATCCTGGTCGACATCGCCATCCGCGCCCTCTCGCCCGCGGTCAACGACCCCACCACAGCCATCCAGGTGCTGAACCACATCGAGGCGTTCCTGCACGCCATCGGACGTGCCGGAACCCGCAGTCAGTACGTGCTCGCCGACGACCGTGGCAGCCCACGCGTCGTGCTGCCCGGCCGGCCCTGGGAGAGCTACCTGGAACTCGCCGTCACCGAGATCCGCGACTACGGTGCAACCTCCGTCCAGGTCTGCCGACGGCTCCGGGCCCTCCTCGAAGGTCTCCTCTCAACAATGCCGGAGGAGTGCAGGCCCGCGCTCCGTGCCGAACTCGCCCTCCTCGACAACGCGGTCGAAAGAGAGTTCGGCGACGCCCCTCGCCGCACCGACGCACGCACGGCCGACCCCCAGGGCATCGGGGGGCGCCGCCGCCCCGACGCCTCACCGCCCGGCCAGCCCGGCCCGTAG
- a CDS encoding glycoside hydrolase family 15 protein: MDRYPPIANHGLVGDLQTAALVSSEGVVNWFCSPRFDSPSVFASLLDHDRGGYFRLAPEHSNVTCKQLYYPDTGVLVTRFMSPEGVGEVVDWMPANTKRVPSDRHSLMRVIRVVRGTVRFVLECRPRFDYGRADHELDLRPQGAVFRSPGIAGHLQASFPLVRDGQDVKGAVTLGVGESAVAVFTTCDVDGEAPPPLTVESVTSSLWREVDFWQKWLHTSHYGGRWAEMVNRSAITLKLLTYHPTGAPVAAATMGLPEQVGGERNWDYRYSWVRDGALSVRALLDLGFAEEASAFTKWLGERMRDREDLPGERLQIMYRVDGDPHLSEEILDHWEGYRGSYPVRAGNAAADQLQLDIYGEALYAMAEGMDVSEELGYHGWKGLARTLDWLSDNWDRPDEGVWETRGGRNDFTFSRVMCWVAFDRGLRLATELSRPADILRWRNARDSILEQVMDKGWSQSERALVQHYGGDVLDASLMLIPRVGFLPAKSPGWLSTLDAMERKLVSDSLVYRYDPAASPDGLRGSEGTFSLCTYLYVDALARAGRLRPARYTFEKMHTYANHVGLFAEEIGPSGEQLGNFPQAFTHLSLIMAASTLDEAINRQRQRD, from the coding sequence ATGGACCGCTATCCACCCATCGCCAACCACGGTCTGGTGGGCGACCTGCAGACCGCCGCCCTGGTGTCCTCTGAGGGCGTCGTGAACTGGTTCTGCTCGCCGCGGTTCGACTCGCCGAGTGTCTTCGCCTCGCTGCTCGATCACGACCGCGGCGGATATTTCCGGCTTGCACCGGAGCACTCGAACGTAACGTGCAAACAGCTCTACTACCCGGACACCGGCGTGCTGGTCACGAGGTTCATGTCGCCGGAGGGCGTCGGCGAGGTCGTCGACTGGATGCCGGCGAACACCAAGCGGGTCCCCAGCGACCGCCACAGCCTGATGCGGGTGATTCGCGTGGTGCGCGGCACCGTGCGATTCGTTCTGGAGTGCAGGCCGCGGTTCGACTACGGCCGGGCCGACCACGAGCTCGACCTGCGGCCGCAGGGAGCAGTGTTCCGAAGCCCCGGTATCGCGGGTCATCTGCAGGCCAGCTTTCCGTTGGTACGGGATGGCCAGGACGTGAAGGGGGCGGTCACTCTCGGAGTCGGTGAGTCGGCCGTCGCCGTGTTCACGACGTGCGACGTGGACGGTGAGGCGCCGCCTCCGCTCACGGTCGAGAGCGTGACTTCGAGTTTGTGGCGTGAGGTGGACTTCTGGCAGAAGTGGCTGCACACCTCCCACTACGGGGGTCGCTGGGCTGAAATGGTGAACCGCTCTGCCATCACGCTCAAGCTCCTGACCTACCACCCGACCGGTGCGCCGGTCGCCGCCGCCACCATGGGTCTTCCGGAGCAGGTCGGCGGTGAGCGTAACTGGGACTACCGGTATTCGTGGGTGAGGGACGGGGCGCTGTCGGTGAGGGCCCTGCTCGACCTCGGGTTCGCCGAGGAGGCGTCGGCGTTCACCAAGTGGCTGGGTGAGCGGATGCGCGACAGGGAGGATCTGCCCGGTGAACGCCTACAGATCATGTATCGGGTCGACGGGGACCCGCACCTGAGCGAGGAGATCCTCGACCACTGGGAGGGCTACCGCGGCTCGTACCCGGTTCGCGCCGGGAATGCGGCTGCCGACCAGCTGCAGCTCGACATCTACGGCGAGGCCCTCTACGCCATGGCCGAGGGCATGGATGTCAGCGAGGAGCTGGGATACCACGGCTGGAAGGGGCTCGCCCGGACCCTGGACTGGCTTTCCGACAACTGGGATCGTCCGGACGAGGGGGTCTGGGAGACGCGCGGGGGTCGCAACGACTTCACGTTCAGCCGGGTGATGTGCTGGGTTGCCTTCGACCGGGGCCTCCGCCTGGCGACCGAACTGAGCCGGCCGGCCGACATTCTGCGCTGGCGCAACGCCCGTGACAGCATTCTCGAACAGGTGATGGACAAGGGCTGGAGCCAGTCCGAGCGCGCCCTGGTGCAGCACTACGGAGGGGACGTCCTGGACGCCTCCCTCATGCTGATCCCGCGTGTTGGGTTTCTCCCCGCGAAGAGCCCTGGCTGGCTGTCCACACTGGACGCCATGGAGCGCAAGCTCGTATCGGACAGTCTTGTGTACCGGTACGACCCGGCCGCCTCCCCGGACGGTCTGCGCGGCTCGGAGGGCACCTTCAGCCTCTGCACCTATCTCTACGTCGACGCCCTGGCCCGGGCCGGACGGCTCCGTCCGGCCCGGTACACCTTCGAGAAGATGCACACCTACGCCAACCATGTCGGCCTGTTCGCTGAGGAGATCGGCCCAAGTGGCGAGCAACTCGGCAACTTCCCGCAGGCGTTCACACACCTGTCGCTCATCATGGCGGCATCGACCCTGGACGAGGCCATTAACCGGCAGCGGCAGCGTGACTGA
- a CDS encoding ImpB/MucB/SamB family protein yields MSTRQRHIAHLHLHAGLTEDQLDDVIELMSGITPHVQAVPPNAVQLDLTSALRYFDLSAYHVVQLGKLRLKALYGIDSSAGLAGNRMLAAMAADASAPGETTWVPANHVADWLYPRPVTALPGVGRTVAETLHRYGLHTIGQITDLPSVALQRLLGVGQARLLAERARGHDPRPVVPAEPAAHLIADRVLERDCLDPAQHHRAVLGLADQIGQRLRGESQIASRLTLTVRYADRSSTTRTRTLPEPTNHSPALAAAVLSLLAGLGLQRARVRAFVIRADNLLPTGRAYRQLSLDPSDARARAAEAAADRARRRFGPEAVRPAALAN; encoded by the coding sequence ATGAGCACACGTCAGCGGCACATCGCCCACCTCCATCTGCACGCTGGGCTGACCGAGGACCAGCTCGACGACGTGATCGAACTGATGTCTGGTATTACTCCTCACGTCCAAGCTGTCCCGCCCAACGCCGTCCAGCTCGACCTGACTTCGGCACTCAGATACTTCGATCTGTCCGCCTACCACGTCGTGCAACTGGGGAAGCTCAGGTTGAAGGCTCTCTATGGCATCGACAGCAGCGCAGGGCTTGCGGGCAATCGCATGCTGGCGGCCATGGCGGCCGACGCGTCCGCGCCGGGCGAGACCACCTGGGTCCCTGCCAATCACGTGGCCGACTGGCTGTACCCGCGGCCCGTCACCGCGCTGCCCGGAGTCGGGCGCACCGTGGCGGAAACGCTTCACAGATACGGCCTGCACACCATCGGCCAGATCACCGACCTGCCTTCGGTGGCCTTGCAGCGGCTCCTCGGCGTCGGCCAGGCGCGGCTGTTGGCCGAGCGCGCCCGCGGCCACGACCCTCGTCCGGTCGTCCCCGCAGAACCGGCAGCGCATCTGATCGCCGACCGCGTGCTGGAGCGGGACTGCCTCGACCCCGCACAGCACCACCGCGCAGTTCTGGGACTTGCCGACCAGATCGGCCAACGCCTGCGAGGCGAGAGCCAGATTGCCAGCCGACTCACCCTCACGGTGCGGTACGCCGACCGCAGCTCCACCACACGTACCCGCACCCTGCCGGAACCCACCAACCACTCGCCCGCCCTCGCCGCGGCTGTGCTGAGCCTGCTGGCCGGTCTCGGATTGCAGCGAGCGAGAGTACGCGCCTTCGTGATCCGCGCAGACAACCTGCTGCCAACTGGCAGGGCCTATCGCCAGCTCTCTTTGGACCCCAGCGATGCCCGTGCCCGCGCGGCTGAAGCCGCCGCAGACCGCGCCCGTCGGCGCTTCGGACCGGAGGCTGTACGTCCAGCCGCTCTGGCGAACTGA
- a CDS encoding glutamate decarboxylase, with translation MTKRDVAELFGNRFLTLPAPSEKFPDEGMPATDAMRLLDEDLVMEGDPQRNLATFVTTWMEPEAQRVIAENLHRNFIDHAEYPISAEIEQRCVRMLADLFHAPGKTTGCRTQGSSEAIMLGALSLKWKWRERRQATGLSVDRPNLVFGGDVHVVWEKFCRYFDVEPRIVPLAEDKYTIGPEDVQPHLDENTIGVVAVVGTTFTGHMDDVVGINKLLRDIRKERDLDIPIHVDGASGGFVWPFLYPDSKWDFRLEQVRSINVSGHKYGLVYPGVGWLVFREESDLAEDLVFYENYLGKTDATFTLNFSTGSAMVLAQYYNFVRLGREGYTYVMETMQKNARALADNLRNSGRFEVIGSDLEQLPLVAFRLAGKHAYDESDIAWQLSAERGWMVPAYTLPPNAERVKILRALVKETLSREQIERLTQDIADACSTLDHKGATTEVERAQVHRSTGF, from the coding sequence ATGACGAAGAGAGACGTCGCGGAGCTGTTCGGTAACCGTTTCCTGACCCTGCCTGCCCCGTCGGAGAAATTCCCTGATGAGGGGATGCCGGCGACGGATGCCATGAGGCTGCTGGATGAGGACCTCGTCATGGAAGGCGACCCTCAGCGCAATCTCGCCACGTTTGTCACCACCTGGATGGAGCCGGAGGCGCAACGCGTCATCGCCGAGAACCTCCACCGCAACTTCATCGACCACGCGGAGTACCCCATCTCCGCCGAGATCGAGCAGCGCTGCGTGCGCATGCTCGCCGACCTCTTCCACGCACCGGGCAAGACCACGGGATGCCGGACCCAGGGTTCGTCCGAGGCGATCATGCTCGGTGCGCTGTCGCTGAAGTGGAAGTGGCGGGAACGCCGCCAGGCGACCGGCCTGTCGGTCGACCGGCCCAACCTTGTTTTCGGCGGTGACGTCCACGTCGTGTGGGAGAAGTTCTGCCGCTACTTCGACGTCGAGCCGCGGATCGTGCCGCTTGCCGAGGACAAGTACACGATCGGCCCGGAGGACGTGCAACCCCACCTCGACGAGAACACGATCGGTGTCGTCGCCGTGGTCGGCACCACTTTCACCGGTCACATGGATGATGTTGTCGGGATCAACAAGCTCCTGCGAGATATCCGTAAGGAGCGGGACCTCGACATCCCGATTCATGTCGACGGTGCCAGCGGCGGTTTCGTGTGGCCCTTCCTCTACCCGGATTCGAAATGGGACTTCCGGCTCGAGCAGGTCCGCTCCATCAATGTCTCGGGCCACAAATACGGCCTGGTCTACCCCGGCGTCGGCTGGCTGGTCTTCCGTGAGGAGTCCGACCTGGCCGAGGACCTCGTGTTCTACGAGAACTACCTCGGAAAGACCGACGCGACCTTCACGCTGAACTTCTCGACCGGCTCGGCGATGGTGCTCGCGCAGTACTACAACTTCGTGAGGCTGGGCCGCGAGGGCTACACCTACGTCATGGAGACGATGCAGAAGAACGCCCGTGCGTTGGCGGACAACCTCCGTAACAGCGGTCGCTTCGAGGTGATTGGCAGCGACCTCGAGCAGCTGCCGCTGGTCGCCTTCCGCCTCGCCGGCAAGCACGCCTATGACGAGTCCGACATCGCCTGGCAGCTCTCGGCCGAGCGCGGCTGGATGGTGCCGGCGTACACGCTCCCGCCGAATGCCGAGCGGGTGAAGATCCTGCGCGCCCTGGTCAAGGAGACCCTGAGTCGTGAGCAGATCGAGCGTCTGACTCAGGACATCGCTGACGCGTGCAGCACCTTGGACCACAAGGGTGCGACCACCGAGGTCGAGCGGGCTCAGGTCCACCGCAGCACCGGCTTCTGA
- a CDS encoding cation:proton antiporter, whose product MTDEDILLGIALTVALATGSQILANKLRVPALIILLPVGFTAGALTDIIHPERLIGPDFSALVSLSVAVILYDAGLGLNLRNLTGRTRGIVTRLLIIGILVTFFAVGGIGPALFDIPLRGAAMIGMILVVSGPTVVGPLLEYVRPTDKLRRILIWEGTLTDPIGGILGAVTFHAVATSHRIDIGRGYQIGQFLISMGVGLAGGAVGTAILWLTLHKLRLGETLGTLAQLATVILVSAICDIVRDDTGLIAAIVTGLAIANLPGMDMPARRPFLETLVQMIIGLLFISISSAVTPASVVPVLVPSLILIAVLVLLIRPLIAFASSRGSDLTVGEWGFIGWMAPRGIVAASTASAFSATLVAKGLPGASKILPITFLVIVGTVLLYALTAAPVARKLGVVRSARTRPLLVGGAPWVIGLGKALKTAGLDVLMWAGLDEERKRITTAGIELAHGEMLASATNPRARLEGVSAVFLLTDDDDFNALASVVIKDNVQGPVYRVGPPRDSHGVVAPYTGGDILFGRALVRHRLAARYEQGARFHVQPGSEPIPSGYDILFVVRADGQLAPVTGAQTITPKPGDTAVLMGSP is encoded by the coding sequence ATGACCGACGAGGACATCCTCCTGGGCATCGCCCTGACCGTCGCCCTCGCCACGGGCTCGCAGATCCTGGCGAACAAGCTGCGTGTCCCCGCGCTGATCATCCTGTTGCCGGTCGGCTTCACGGCGGGCGCCCTGACCGACATCATTCACCCCGAGCGGCTCATCGGTCCGGACTTTTCCGCACTGGTCTCGCTGTCCGTAGCCGTGATCCTCTACGACGCGGGCCTCGGGCTGAACCTGCGCAACCTGACCGGCCGTACCCGCGGAATCGTCACGCGCCTGCTGATCATCGGCATCCTGGTCACCTTCTTCGCCGTGGGGGGTATCGGGCCGGCTCTGTTCGACATCCCGCTGCGGGGGGCCGCGATGATCGGCATGATCCTCGTCGTGTCCGGTCCCACAGTGGTCGGACCCCTGCTGGAATATGTCCGGCCGACGGACAAACTGCGGCGCATCCTGATCTGGGAAGGAACGCTGACCGACCCGATCGGCGGCATCCTCGGAGCCGTCACCTTCCACGCCGTCGCGACTTCTCACCGGATCGACATCGGCCGGGGCTACCAGATCGGGCAGTTCCTCATCAGCATGGGCGTGGGCCTCGCGGGCGGCGCGGTGGGTACAGCCATCCTCTGGCTGACGCTGCACAAGCTGCGACTCGGCGAGACACTCGGCACCCTCGCCCAGTTGGCGACGGTGATCCTCGTTTCCGCGATCTGCGACATCGTCCGCGACGACACCGGACTCATCGCCGCGATCGTCACTGGACTGGCCATCGCCAACCTCCCGGGGATGGACATGCCGGCTCGTCGGCCCTTCCTCGAAACACTCGTACAGATGATCATCGGCCTGCTGTTCATCTCCATCTCCTCCGCGGTCACCCCTGCGTCCGTTGTTCCCGTCCTCGTTCCCTCGCTCATCCTGATCGCCGTGCTCGTCCTCCTGATCCGGCCGCTGATCGCATTCGCCTCGTCCAGGGGGTCCGATTTGACGGTGGGCGAATGGGGCTTCATCGGGTGGATGGCGCCGCGCGGCATCGTCGCGGCGTCAACCGCGTCCGCCTTCTCCGCCACCCTCGTGGCGAAGGGACTGCCCGGCGCGTCCAAGATCCTTCCGATCACCTTTCTCGTGATCGTGGGGACAGTCCTGCTCTACGCCCTGACCGCTGCGCCCGTGGCCCGGAAGCTGGGCGTCGTCCGATCGGCGCGGACGCGGCCTCTCCTGGTGGGCGGAGCCCCCTGGGTGATCGGCCTGGGGAAGGCTCTGAAGACTGCCGGGCTCGACGTCCTGATGTGGGCTGGGCTCGACGAGGAACGCAAGCGAATCACCACAGCCGGAATCGAACTCGCTCACGGAGAGATGCTGGCGAGCGCGACCAACCCCCGAGCCCGCCTGGAGGGCGTATCGGCGGTGTTCCTGCTCACCGACGACGACGATTTCAACGCCCTCGCCTCCGTGGTTATCAAGGACAATGTGCAGGGGCCCGTCTACCGGGTCGGGCCACCGCGGGACAGCCACGGCGTGGTCGCCCCCTACACCGGCGGCGACATCCTCTTCGGCCGCGCGCTCGTCCGGCACCGCCTGGCGGCTCGCTATGAGCAGGGCGCCCGCTTCCACGTGCAGCCCGGATCCGAGCCGATCCCTTCGGGCTACGACATCTTGTTCGTGGTCCGGGCCGACGGCCAGCTGGCCCCGGTCACCGGGGCGCAGACGATCACACCTAAGCCAGGCGACACCGCCGTACTGATGGGCTCCCCATGA